Proteins encoded by one window of Candidatus Binatia bacterium:
- the dnaJ gene encoding molecular chaperone DnaJ translates to MSAKRDFYEVLGVDRSADEETIKKAFRKLALKYHPDRNPGDKLAEAKFREASEAYQVLSDPAQRARYDRYGHAAFEGGAAGFDFSTSGFEDLFGDLFNEFFGAGAGRARSRRRRGEDLSYTLRVSFEEAAFGCNREIQVPRLVPCDDCTGTGGRGGAQPVKCPTCRGAGQVRFQQGFFSIAKTCGQCSGRGTVIKDPCPRCNGAGRVRKEHTLQVKVPAGVDTGTRLKLRGEGEAGSGGAGDLYVIIEVAEHEFFRRDGNDVLCDVRISFPQAALGAEIEVPTLDGPVKLKVKEGTQSGSVLRLRGKGVPDLHGYGRGDQLTRVIVETPRKLTARQRELLEEFAQISGDEVSPARGFFEKVREKFG, encoded by the coding sequence GTGTCAGCGAAACGAGACTTCTACGAGGTGCTGGGGGTCGATCGCTCCGCCGACGAGGAGACGATCAAGAAGGCCTTCCGCAAGCTCGCCCTCAAGTACCATCCCGACCGGAACCCGGGTGACAAGCTCGCCGAGGCCAAGTTCCGCGAGGCCTCGGAGGCCTACCAGGTCCTGTCCGATCCCGCCCAGCGTGCGCGCTACGACCGCTACGGTCACGCTGCGTTCGAGGGCGGCGCCGCGGGCTTCGACTTCAGCACGAGCGGCTTCGAGGACCTCTTCGGCGACCTGTTCAACGAGTTCTTCGGCGCGGGCGCCGGACGCGCGCGCAGCCGGCGTCGTCGCGGCGAGGACCTGAGCTACACGCTGCGGGTGAGCTTCGAGGAGGCGGCCTTCGGCTGCAATCGCGAGATCCAGGTGCCGCGCCTCGTGCCGTGCGACGACTGCACCGGCACCGGCGGCCGCGGCGGCGCGCAGCCCGTGAAGTGCCCGACCTGCCGCGGCGCGGGCCAGGTCCGCTTCCAGCAGGGCTTCTTCTCGATCGCCAAGACCTGCGGTCAGTGCAGCGGGCGCGGCACCGTCATCAAGGATCCGTGCCCGCGCTGCAACGGCGCCGGTCGCGTGCGCAAGGAGCACACCCTGCAGGTCAAGGTGCCGGCCGGTGTCGACACCGGCACGCGGCTCAAGCTGCGCGGCGAGGGCGAGGCCGGCAGCGGCGGCGCGGGCGACCTCTACGTCATCATCGAGGTCGCCGAGCACGAGTTCTTCCGCCGCGACGGCAACGACGTCCTGTGCGACGTCCGGATCAGCTTCCCCCAGGCCGCGCTCGGCGCCGAGATCGAGGTGCCGACGCTCGACGGCCCCGTCAAGCTCAAGGTCAAGGAAGGCACGCAGTCGGGGAGCGTGCTGCGCCTGCGCGGCAAGGGCGTCCCGGATCTGCACGGCTACGGCCGCGGCGACCAGCTGACGCGCGTGATCGTCGAGACGCCGCGCAAGCTGACCGCTCGCCAGCGCGAGCTGCTCGAGGAGTTCGCGCAGATCTCGGGCGACGAGGTCTCCCCCGCGCGCGGCTTCTTCGAGAAGGTTCGGGAGAAGTTTGGCTGA
- the thiL gene encoding thiamine-phosphate kinase, whose product MAETRTLREVGEHPFLRGLCERLRARSATRTGGAAAPLVGPGDDCAVLPRPETPLAVTTDVLVEGVHFRSGWLSPAEIGRRAIAVNLSDLAAMAATPAYTLVAITAPNDLRAAVLDELLEGCAAASEEAGAQLVGGNLSSGPSLAVTVTALGLVEGRCLTRAGARPGDQLVVTGTLGAAAAAVATWLAGGTPEPALRARYAAPEARVAAGRALARAGASAAIDLSDGLLADLGHLCAASGVGAVVQLDALPRLPEVAARAGRGVELAARGGEDYELLLACPESVVQRLDALAMDAGVALTVIGHCTDAAGDIVLRDADGRTRGVDDLAGGFDHFGRER is encoded by the coding sequence TTGGCTGAGACGCGCACGCTGCGCGAGGTCGGCGAGCATCCGTTCCTGCGGGGGCTCTGCGAGCGGCTTCGCGCACGCAGCGCGACGCGGACCGGAGGCGCGGCGGCGCCGCTCGTCGGTCCGGGCGACGACTGCGCGGTCCTGCCGCGCCCCGAGACGCCGCTCGCGGTCACGACCGACGTGCTGGTCGAGGGCGTGCACTTCCGCAGCGGCTGGCTTTCTCCCGCAGAGATCGGCCGTCGGGCGATCGCCGTCAACCTGAGCGACCTCGCCGCGATGGCGGCGACGCCCGCGTACACGCTGGTCGCGATCACCGCGCCGAACGACCTGCGCGCGGCCGTGCTCGACGAGCTGCTCGAGGGCTGCGCCGCCGCGAGCGAGGAGGCGGGCGCGCAGCTCGTCGGCGGCAACCTGTCGTCGGGACCTTCGCTCGCGGTGACCGTCACCGCGCTGGGCCTGGTCGAGGGACGTTGCTTGACGCGCGCGGGGGCGCGGCCGGGCGACCAGCTCGTCGTCACCGGCACCCTCGGCGCCGCGGCCGCGGCGGTCGCGACCTGGCTCGCCGGCGGCACGCCCGAGCCGGCGCTGCGCGCGCGCTACGCCGCGCCCGAGGCGCGCGTCGCCGCCGGCCGCGCGCTCGCCCGAGCCGGCGCGAGCGCGGCGATCGACCTCAGCGACGGATTGCTCGCGGACCTCGGCCACCTGTGCGCCGCGAGCGGCGTCGGCGCGGTGGTGCAGCTCGACGCGCTGCCGCGCCTGCCGGAGGTCGCGGCGCGCGCGGGACGCGGCGTGGAGCTCGCGGCGCGCGGCGGCGAGGACTACGAGCTGCTGCTCGCGTGTCCGGAGAGCGTCGTGCAGCGTCTCGACGCGCTCGCCATGGACGCAGGCGTCGCGCTGACGGTGATCGGGCACTGCACCGATGCGGCTGGCGACATCGTGCTGCGCGACGCGGACGGCCGCACGCGCGGCGTCGACGACCTCGCGGGCGGCTTCGACCACTTCGGGAGGGAACGGTGA
- the larB gene encoding nickel pincer cofactor biosynthesis protein LarB — protein MTPTQLRDILARVASGALDPDSALEAIKHLPFEDLGFARVDHHRHLRVGFPEVIFGQGKAAEQIAGIAERMRDAGQNVLVTRLDAAVASEVRERIPELDYDPVSRTAVVEVTRTQVETRGTVVVIAAGTTDIPVAEEAMRTLVAFGNAAERLYDVGVSGLHRLLASKETLVRASVLIVVAGMEGALPSVVAGLVDRPVIGVPTSVGYGAAFGGLSALLGMLNSCAAGLTVVNIDNGFGAAVAASLINRK, from the coding sequence GTGACACCGACCCAGCTGCGCGACATCCTCGCGCGGGTCGCGAGCGGCGCGCTCGACCCCGACAGCGCGCTCGAGGCGATCAAGCACCTGCCGTTCGAGGACCTCGGCTTCGCCCGCGTCGATCACCACCGCCACCTGCGGGTCGGCTTTCCCGAGGTGATCTTCGGCCAGGGCAAGGCGGCGGAGCAGATCGCCGGCATCGCGGAGCGCATGCGCGACGCGGGGCAGAACGTGCTCGTGACGCGGCTCGACGCCGCGGTCGCGAGCGAGGTGCGCGAGCGCATCCCGGAGCTCGACTACGACCCGGTGTCGCGCACCGCGGTGGTCGAGGTCACGCGCACACAGGTCGAGACGCGCGGCACGGTGGTGGTGATCGCGGCCGGCACGACCGACATCCCGGTCGCCGAGGAGGCGATGCGAACGCTGGTCGCGTTCGGCAATGCGGCGGAGCGTCTGTACGACGTCGGCGTCTCGGGTCTGCACCGTCTGCTCGCGAGCAAGGAGACGCTCGTGCGCGCGTCGGTGCTGATCGTCGTCGCCGGCATGGAGGGCGCGCTGCCGAGCGTCGTTGCGGGGCTCGTCGACCGCCCGGTGATCGGCGTGCCGACGAGCGTCGGCTACGGCGCCGCGTTCGGCGGGCTCTCTGCGCTGCTCGGCATGCTGAACTCGTGCGCCGCGGGGCTCACGGTGGTCAACATCGACAACGGCTTCGGCGCGGCCGTCGCGGCGTCGCTGATCAATCGCAAGTAA
- a CDS encoding DNA topoisomerase IB: MTIVERLQRDGIRRLGSQRSGFRYVARGGAKLAARERDRIDRLRLPPAWSHVAIHPSPSARVQAVGRDAAGRWQYVYHETHVRRREASKFARTIAFGRALPQLRRALARDLGEPGLGRATVLACIVQILSTAFFRPGSEEYAASNGSFGLATLRRKHVSVRGATVRFEFPGKAGKVQQRELRDARVARIVKRLVELPGHEVFKYVADDGTVTDVRRSHINAYLKEVMGKRFSAKDFRTWAGTLMCACALSNAGIAEGESKSARRKKLVAAIEQAAHHLGNTPAVCRASYVAPAVVAGFEQGRVLPAPAPAVEQLGACGALVLRRCERALLALLSEPQPAARSARRAA, from the coding sequence ATGACGATCGTCGAGCGACTGCAGCGCGACGGCATCCGACGTCTCGGCAGCCAGCGCTCGGGCTTTCGCTACGTGGCGCGCGGCGGCGCGAAGCTCGCGGCGCGCGAGCGCGACCGCATCGATCGTCTGCGCCTGCCGCCCGCGTGGTCGCACGTCGCGATCCATCCGTCGCCGAGCGCGCGCGTGCAGGCCGTCGGCCGCGACGCCGCGGGCCGCTGGCAGTACGTCTACCACGAGACCCACGTGCGGCGGCGCGAGGCGAGCAAGTTCGCGCGCACGATCGCCTTCGGTCGCGCGCTCCCGCAGCTCCGACGCGCGCTCGCGCGCGACCTGGGGGAGCCAGGTCTCGGTCGCGCGACGGTGCTCGCCTGCATCGTGCAGATCCTGTCGACCGCGTTCTTCCGGCCGGGCAGCGAGGAGTACGCGGCGAGCAACGGCAGCTTCGGGCTCGCGACGCTGCGCCGCAAGCACGTGAGCGTGCGCGGCGCGACCGTGCGCTTCGAGTTCCCCGGCAAGGCGGGCAAGGTGCAGCAGCGCGAGCTGCGCGACGCGCGCGTCGCGCGCATCGTCAAGCGTCTCGTCGAGCTGCCCGGGCACGAGGTGTTCAAGTACGTCGCCGACGACGGCACCGTGACCGACGTGCGCCGCTCGCACATCAACGCCTACCTGAAGGAAGTGATGGGCAAGCGCTTCAGCGCCAAGGACTTCCGCACCTGGGCCGGGACGCTGATGTGCGCCTGCGCGCTCTCGAACGCCGGGATCGCCGAGGGCGAGAGCAAGTCGGCGCGACGCAAGAAGCTCGTCGCCGCGATCGAGCAGGCGGCCCACCACCTCGGCAACACGCCGGCCGTGTGCCGGGCGTCCTACGTCGCGCCCGCGGTGGTGGCGGGGTTCGAGCAGGGCCGCGTCCTGCCGGCGCCGGCGCCAGCGGTGGAACAGCTCGGGGCGTGCGGCGCGCTCGTGCTGCGGCGCTGCGAGCGTGCGCTGCTCGCGCTGCTGTCCGAACCGCAGCCGGCGGCGCGCTCGGCGCGTCGCGCCGCGTAG
- a CDS encoding NAD(P)H-dependent oxidoreductase codes for MEEALEQKHLLVVFHSQGGDTSKMTQAVVRGAQREPVEVRVLHALEADVDDLLWANAVLFGTPENFGYMSGALKDFFDRTFYPAQGKVNQLPYAVFVKASNDGTGAVTSIERIARGYPLKRVADPVVVRGELNKEDVERCEELGQTIAAGLVLGIF; via the coding sequence ATGGAGGAGGCGCTGGAGCAGAAGCACTTGCTCGTGGTCTTTCACTCGCAGGGCGGCGACACGAGCAAGATGACGCAAGCGGTCGTGCGCGGCGCGCAGCGCGAGCCGGTCGAGGTGCGCGTGCTGCACGCGCTCGAGGCGGACGTCGACGACCTGCTGTGGGCGAACGCCGTCCTGTTCGGAACGCCCGAGAACTTCGGCTACATGTCGGGCGCGCTGAAGGACTTCTTCGACCGGACCTTCTACCCGGCGCAGGGCAAGGTGAACCAGCTGCCCTACGCCGTGTTCGTCAAGGCGAGCAACGACGGCACCGGCGCGGTGACCAGCATCGAGCGCATCGCGCGCGGCTACCCGCTGAAGCGCGTCGCCGACCCGGTCGTCGTGCGCGGCGAGCTCAACAAGGAGGACGTCGAGCGCTGCGAGGAGCTCGGGCAGACCATCGCCGCGGGGCTCGTGCTCGGCATCTTCTGA
- a CDS encoding AarF/ABC1/UbiB kinase family protein, producing MLRKTSTRRHLTTGRTRRALSVGTLTTQVGGNYLLNALRRPFLSVDERRKELLDTHLRNAMLIVERSQELKGTFLKLMQMLSMRNDLLPPEVLQVLSVVQSEVPPMPYPMIREQIVKELGRPPEELFASFDEAAFAAASLGQVHRGRLHDGHDVVVKVQYPGVDATVEQDLKNVKALLQTFTLIARDVLRQKVDVDDVYRELEERLGEELDYENEARNTQLFAERFADDDEIVIPEVFPEFTSRRVLTMSFVEGYKLADILAPGVDQELKDWVALKYFDTLWRQIFELGILHTDPHPGNYLVTYHPKLAILDFGSIRIFPESVRAQYLRLARALLDRDRATAADACVELGFIDRTDDPTPMLEMLDLIFEPIYEDREYDPREYQSVERAMKVAQISLENRVFKSPGHSVFLLRALVGLDSYIQQFGTIANFHRLFLACVEQAEARTAARTARGATSRGAAKADGKRR from the coding sequence GTGTTGCGGAAGACGTCGACCAGGCGGCATCTCACGACCGGACGCACCCGGCGTGCGCTGTCGGTCGGAACGCTGACCACGCAGGTCGGCGGCAACTACCTGCTGAACGCGCTGCGCCGCCCGTTCCTCTCGGTCGACGAGCGGCGCAAGGAGCTGCTCGATACCCACCTGCGCAACGCGATGCTGATCGTCGAGCGCTCGCAGGAGCTCAAGGGCACGTTCCTGAAGCTCATGCAGATGCTCAGCATGCGCAACGACCTGCTGCCGCCCGAGGTGCTGCAGGTGCTGTCGGTGGTGCAGTCCGAGGTGCCGCCGATGCCCTACCCGATGATCCGCGAGCAGATCGTCAAGGAGCTCGGACGGCCGCCCGAGGAGCTCTTCGCGTCGTTCGACGAGGCCGCGTTCGCCGCCGCGTCGCTCGGTCAGGTGCACCGCGGACGCCTGCACGACGGGCACGACGTCGTCGTCAAGGTGCAGTACCCGGGCGTCGACGCGACCGTCGAGCAGGACCTGAAGAACGTCAAGGCGCTGCTGCAGACGTTCACGCTGATCGCGCGCGACGTGCTGCGGCAGAAGGTCGACGTCGACGACGTCTACCGCGAGCTCGAGGAGCGCCTCGGCGAGGAGCTCGACTACGAGAACGAAGCGCGCAACACGCAGCTCTTCGCCGAGCGCTTCGCCGACGACGACGAGATCGTGATCCCGGAGGTGTTCCCCGAGTTCACGTCGCGTCGCGTGCTGACCATGTCGTTCGTCGAGGGCTACAAGCTCGCCGACATCCTCGCGCCCGGCGTCGACCAGGAGCTCAAGGACTGGGTCGCGCTCAAGTACTTCGACACGCTCTGGCGGCAGATCTTCGAGCTCGGGATCCTGCACACCGACCCGCACCCCGGCAACTACCTGGTGACGTACCACCCGAAGCTCGCGATCCTCGACTTCGGCTCGATCCGCATCTTCCCCGAGTCCGTGCGCGCGCAGTACCTGCGGCTCGCGCGCGCGCTCCTCGACCGCGACCGCGCGACCGCCGCGGACGCCTGCGTCGAGCTCGGCTTCATCGACCGCACCGACGATCCGACGCCGATGCTCGAGATGCTCGATCTGATCTTCGAGCCGATCTACGAGGACCGCGAGTACGATCCGCGCGAGTACCAGTCGGTCGAGCGCGCGATGAAGGTCGCGCAGATCAGCCTCGAGAACCGCGTCTTCAAGTCGCCGGGGCACAGCGTCTTCCTGCTGCGCGCGCTGGTCGGGCTCGACTCGTACATCCAGCAGTTCGGCACGATCGCGAACTTCCACCGGCTGTTCCTCGCCTGCGTCGAGCAGGCGGAGGCGCGGACGGCGGCGCGCACGGCGCGCGGTGCGACGTCGCGCGGCGCGGCGAAAGCGGACGGCAAGCGCCGATGA
- the larC gene encoding nickel pincer cofactor biosynthesis protein LarC — protein sequence MTVLYLDAFSGISGDMTIGALLDLGLPLEVLEKGLAPLGVSGYRLEVGKRVRSGITATKFTVHLEGADGDPGLFPHAPSRHAHHHHGHPHDHEHTHEHHHAHEHHHHGEREHARKPDEHARRRGEHAQHAHGDAGHGHRHYREIRELLERTALTPRVRERAQRIFHALAVAEARVHGVTPDDVAFHEVGAIDAIVDVVGTALGLEHFGVEEVLVSSLPLGSGLTRSQHGVIPVPPPATVELLRGFPVRPEDGTHELVTPTGAAIVAALAKPARGTEIVPRAIGWGAGERELPDRPNLLRVVLGERAARSTGAAIAHSGAGTTLEEMVVVEANVDDMNPELFEPAVEALFAAGARDVTLAPITMKKGRPATLVQVICEPAARERIAGVLLRETTTIGVRMHAVERIVLPREQRTVTTPFGAIRVKVATLPDGSQRATPEYDDCRRAALEHGVPVGRVYAAALAAASA from the coding sequence ATGACGGTCCTCTACCTCGACGCGTTCTCCGGCATCAGCGGCGACATGACGATCGGCGCGCTGCTCGACCTCGGCCTGCCGCTCGAGGTGCTCGAGAAGGGTCTCGCGCCGCTCGGCGTCTCGGGCTACCGGCTCGAGGTCGGAAAGCGCGTCCGCTCGGGGATCACGGCGACCAAGTTCACCGTGCACCTCGAGGGCGCGGACGGCGACCCGGGGCTCTTCCCGCACGCGCCGTCGCGGCACGCGCACCACCACCACGGGCATCCTCACGACCACGAGCACACGCACGAGCACCATCACGCGCACGAGCACCACCACCACGGCGAGCGCGAGCACGCGCGCAAACCCGACGAGCACGCGCGCCGCCGCGGCGAGCACGCACAGCACGCCCACGGAGACGCCGGGCACGGACACCGCCACTACCGCGAGATCCGCGAGCTCCTCGAGCGCACCGCGCTCACGCCGCGCGTCCGCGAGCGCGCGCAGCGCATCTTCCACGCGCTCGCCGTCGCCGAGGCACGCGTGCACGGCGTGACGCCGGACGACGTCGCCTTCCACGAGGTCGGCGCGATCGACGCGATCGTCGACGTGGTCGGCACGGCGCTCGGCCTCGAGCACTTCGGCGTCGAGGAGGTGCTGGTGTCGTCGCTGCCGCTCGGCTCCGGCTTGACGCGCTCGCAGCACGGCGTGATCCCGGTGCCGCCGCCCGCGACCGTCGAGCTGCTGCGCGGCTTCCCGGTGCGTCCGGAGGACGGCACGCACGAGCTCGTCACCCCGACCGGGGCTGCGATCGTCGCGGCGCTCGCCAAGCCGGCGCGCGGCACCGAGATCGTGCCGCGCGCGATCGGCTGGGGCGCGGGCGAGCGCGAGCTCCCCGACCGTCCGAACCTGCTGCGCGTCGTGCTCGGCGAGCGCGCCGCGCGCTCGACCGGCGCGGCGATCGCCCACTCCGGCGCCGGGACGACGCTCGAGGAGATGGTCGTCGTCGAAGCGAACGTCGACGACATGAATCCGGAGCTCTTCGAGCCCGCGGTCGAGGCGCTGTTCGCGGCCGGCGCGCGCGACGTCACGCTCGCTCCGATCACGATGAAGAAGGGACGCCCGGCGACGCTGGTGCAGGTGATCTGCGAGCCCGCCGCGCGCGAGCGCATCGCCGGGGTGCTGCTGCGCGAGACCACGACGATCGGCGTGCGGATGCACGCGGTCGAGCGCATCGTCCTGCCGCGCGAGCAGCGCACGGTGACGACCCCGTTCGGCGCGATCCGCGTCAAGGTGGCGACGCTTCCCGACGGCTCGCAGCGCGCCACGCCGGAGTACGACGACTGCCGGCGCGCCGCCCTCGAGCACGGCGTGCCCGTCGGACGGGTCTACGCGGCCGCGCTGGCCGCCGCGTCCGCCTGA
- a CDS encoding tetratricopeptide repeat protein, translated as MNPLVLLLFASAVSLSACTSLHWASRGDGSSQYTSRKTAEELGLTDDDRALAHFLKGEVAMRNADYDVALREFESAVKYDPNEPRLRTRLANLYVRRGDLSRAYEQARYAVELDPEDVQARLLLAGTLAGLGREAEAAQVYREIIELDPGMPEAYLFLAALSSKAGDDQAAATTLERLIESNPHSVMGYYYLGRLHAGAGRLDEAEKMFLEALKRNPRSGLVMTDLALVEEMQQQPESATALYRKALTIDPENVVARNRLASLLVGQKRLDEAIAEFRELERIEADPTETRVKIGLIYLEKGELDRAATELNLVLSTDPDNARVRYYLGVVYTETGETARARENLDMVPRESPFYADAQLQLAYLAQTEGNLGTAAEHANAALAARPGSTSIIEFLVSLERERKRLPAAIELARKLVEADPNNDRYHFTLGALYNENNDREACLAEMRKAIELNPQNAAALNYLGYSLAEEGRDLDEAEQLILRALEIDPNDGFYVDSLGWVYYQRGDYARAVDELQRALELAGDDPTIIEHLADAYMQVGRQLEALRLYRDALKRTEDNAQRARIEDKVRAMERADKVGASRL; from the coding sequence ATGAACCCGCTCGTGCTGCTGCTGTTCGCCTCGGCGGTTTCTCTTTCGGCTTGTACCTCGCTGCACTGGGCGTCACGCGGCGACGGTTCCTCGCAGTACACTTCACGCAAGACGGCGGAGGAGCTCGGCCTCACCGACGACGATCGCGCGCTCGCGCACTTCCTCAAGGGGGAGGTCGCGATGCGCAACGCCGACTACGACGTCGCCCTGCGCGAGTTCGAGTCGGCCGTCAAGTATGATCCGAACGAGCCGCGGCTGCGCACGCGGCTCGCGAATCTCTACGTCCGCCGCGGCGACCTGTCGCGTGCCTACGAGCAGGCGCGCTACGCCGTCGAGCTCGACCCCGAGGACGTGCAGGCGCGTCTGCTGCTCGCCGGCACGCTCGCCGGGCTCGGTCGCGAGGCCGAGGCAGCACAGGTCTATCGCGAGATCATCGAGCTCGACCCCGGGATGCCGGAGGCCTACCTCTTCCTCGCCGCGCTCAGCAGCAAGGCCGGCGACGACCAGGCCGCCGCGACGACCCTCGAGCGTCTCATCGAGTCCAACCCGCACTCGGTGATGGGCTACTACTACCTCGGCCGTCTGCACGCCGGCGCCGGACGCCTCGACGAGGCCGAGAAGATGTTCCTCGAGGCGCTCAAGCGCAACCCGCGCTCGGGCCTGGTGATGACCGACCTCGCGCTGGTCGAGGAGATGCAGCAGCAGCCGGAGAGCGCGACCGCGCTCTACCGCAAGGCGCTGACCATCGACCCGGAGAACGTCGTCGCGCGCAACCGCCTCGCCTCGCTGCTCGTCGGCCAGAAGCGGCTCGACGAGGCGATCGCGGAGTTCCGCGAGCTCGAGCGCATCGAGGCGGATCCGACCGAGACGCGCGTCAAGATCGGTCTCATCTACCTCGAGAAGGGCGAGCTCGATCGCGCGGCGACCGAGCTCAACCTCGTCCTCAGCACCGATCCCGACAACGCGCGCGTCCGCTACTACCTGGGCGTCGTCTACACCGAGACCGGCGAGACCGCGCGTGCCCGCGAGAACCTCGACATGGTGCCGCGCGAGTCGCCGTTCTACGCCGACGCGCAGCTCCAGCTCGCCTACCTCGCGCAGACCGAGGGCAACCTCGGCACCGCGGCCGAGCACGCGAACGCGGCGCTCGCGGCGCGTCCCGGCTCGACGAGCATCATCGAGTTCCTGGTGTCGCTCGAGCGCGAGCGCAAGCGGCTGCCGGCGGCGATCGAGCTCGCGCGGAAGCTGGTCGAGGCCGATCCCAACAACGACCGCTACCACTTCACGCTCGGCGCGCTCTACAACGAGAACAACGACCGCGAGGCGTGCCTCGCCGAGATGCGTAAGGCGATCGAGCTCAACCCGCAGAACGCCGCGGCGCTCAACTACCTCGGCTACTCGCTCGCGGAGGAAGGACGCGACCTCGACGAGGCGGAGCAGCTCATCCTCCGGGCGCTCGAGATCGATCCGAACGACGGCTTCTACGTCGACAGCCTCGGCTGGGTCTACTACCAGCGCGGCGACTACGCGCGCGCCGTCGACGAGCTGCAGCGCGCGCTCGAGCTCGCGGGCGACGACCCGACGATCATCGAGCACCTCGCCGACGCCTACATGCAGGTCGGCCGTCAGCTCGAGGCGCTGCGTCTGTACCGCGATGCGCTGAAGCGCACCGAGGACAACGCGCAGCGCGCCCGGATCGAGGACAAGGTCCGCGCGATGGAGCGGGCCGACAAGGTGGGCGCGTCGCGCCTGTGA
- a CDS encoding ABC transporter substrate-binding protein — translation MSRTLRCVALLVVALLATACERGESRLSRRAHTETSRLVNAILSDPKTFNSILVTDATSSDVLRPIFDGLVDIDYETTLPKPELAERWEWSDDGKVCTFYLRRDVRWHDGEPFTADDVAFTFAAIFDPKVPNSARFTLTVKGESIRVEVVDEHTVRFLLPEPFAPILSAVALPILPEHVLGKALAEGRFAQVWGIDTPPEQIVGTGPYKLRRYVPAQYLEYVRNDDYWKRDANGERLPYLERRVTLIVPEQNALSLRFLDGQTHYYAPRPEEIADLQDRARELGIKVDEIGIDAGILFVSFNRNPRHYGDDPRLAWFTDRRFLLALAHAIDKQGMIDTIYYGFGEPAVAYTSPANPVFHNPNLRDYPYDLELAARMLDEAGYRDRDGDGWREDERGNRIEFGLVTNAGNLLRERMCSILQDDWTRLGLKVNYRPQTFQSLVERLSSSFDWDAVLMGFTGSIDPNNGANLLRSSGNLHLWNPGQKTPATPWEAEIDHLLDVGAAELDLEKRRQAYFRIQEILHVELPMLPTVRQKIAFAYSDDLVNFRPTVWGLYEPERIRIAAPSTAAGPVAFAR, via the coding sequence ATGTCCCGCACGCTTCGCTGCGTCGCGCTGCTCGTCGTCGCGCTGCTCGCAACGGCCTGCGAGCGCGGCGAGTCGCGGCTGTCGCGCCGCGCGCACACCGAGACGAGCCGTCTCGTCAACGCGATCCTCAGCGATCCCAAGACCTTCAACTCGATCCTGGTGACCGACGCGACCTCGTCGGACGTGCTGCGGCCCATCTTCGATGGCCTCGTCGACATCGACTACGAGACGACGCTGCCGAAGCCCGAGCTCGCCGAGCGCTGGGAGTGGAGCGACGACGGCAAGGTCTGCACCTTCTACCTGCGGCGCGACGTGCGCTGGCACGACGGCGAGCCGTTCACCGCCGACGACGTCGCGTTCACCTTCGCCGCGATCTTCGATCCGAAGGTGCCGAACAGCGCGCGCTTCACGCTCACCGTCAAGGGCGAGTCGATCCGGGTCGAGGTGGTCGACGAGCACACGGTGCGCTTCCTCCTGCCGGAGCCGTTCGCGCCGATTCTCTCGGCGGTCGCGCTGCCGATCCTGCCGGAGCACGTGCTCGGCAAGGCGCTCGCGGAAGGGCGCTTCGCGCAGGTCTGGGGCATCGACACGCCGCCCGAGCAGATCGTCGGCACGGGGCCGTACAAGCTCAGGCGCTACGTCCCGGCGCAGTACCTCGAGTACGTGCGCAACGACGACTACTGGAAGCGTGACGCGAACGGCGAGCGCCTGCCCTACCTCGAGCGTCGCGTGACGCTGATCGTACCCGAGCAGAACGCGCTCAGCCTGCGCTTCCTCGACGGTCAGACCCACTACTACGCGCCGCGCCCCGAGGAGATCGCCGACCTGCAGGACCGCGCGCGCGAGCTCGGCATCAAGGTCGACGAGATCGGCATCGACGCGGGGATCCTGTTCGTCTCCTTCAACCGCAACCCGCGCCACTACGGCGACGATCCGCGCCTCGCGTGGTTCACCGACCGCCGCTTCCTGCTCGCGCTCGCGCACGCGATCGACAAGCAGGGAATGATCGACACGATCTACTACGGCTTCGGCGAGCCGGCGGTCGCGTACACCTCGCCCGCGAACCCGGTGTTCCACAACCCGAACCTGCGCGACTACCCGTACGACCTCGAGCTCGCCGCGCGCATGCTCGACGAGGCGGGCTACCGCGACCGCGACGGCGACGGCTGGCGCGAGGACGAGCGCGGCAACCGCATCGAGTTCGGGCTGGTCACCAACGCCGGCAACCTGCTGCGCGAGCGCATGTGCTCGATCTTGCAGGACGACTGGACGCGGCTCGGCCTCAAGGTCAACTACCGTCCGCAGACCTTCCAGTCGCTGGTCGAGCGTCTGAGCTCGAGCTTCGACTGGGACGCGGTGCTCATGGGCTTCACCGGCAGCATCGACCCGAACAACGGCGCGAACCTGCTGCGCTCGAGCGGCAACCTGCACCTCTGGAACCCGGGCCAGAAGACGCCCGCCACGCCCTGGGAGGCGGAGATCGACCACCTGCTCGACGTCGGCGCCGCCGAGCTCGACCTCGAGAAGCGCCGTCAGGCGTACTTCCGCATCCAGGAGATCCTGCACGTCGAGCTGCCGATGCTGCCGACCGTGCGGCAAAAGATCGCGTTCGCGTACAGCGACGACCTGGTGAACTTCCGCCCGACGGTGTGGGGCCTCTACGAGCCCGAGCGCATCCGCATCGCGGCTCCGTCGACGGCGGCGGGACCGGTCGCTTTCGCGCGCTAG